From the genome of Nodularia sp. LEGE 06071, one region includes:
- a CDS encoding cytochrome c oxidase subunit II transmembrane domain-containing protein, whose product MKIPSSIWTLLIGVVLTLFSLWYGQNHGLLPVAATDEAVLVDGLFNTMMIVSTGIFLLVEGILIYSAIKYRRRAGDNDDGPAIEGNVPLEILWTAIPAIIVLGISVYSFEVYNDIGGFDPHSVHEAPMTQESMVMPGSAIAATLSDTPPSTGSNLNQEKSDEAMEDPATAAVRNADQIPQKRNAPGVGSVAPTIGGSPERAGLPPELRVNVTGLQYAWLFTYPDTGITTGEMHIPVGREVQINMTANDVIHAFWVPEFRLKQDAIPGRQSEIRFTPRLAGTYDLICAELCGPYHGAMKTKVVVETTEAYDAWIQEQLVASSETLNQAVAVNPTDLSPDEFLSHYTKDMGIQPEMLHHMHHKSVE is encoded by the coding sequence GTGAAGATTCCAAGTTCCATCTGGACATTACTAATTGGTGTCGTACTAACGCTCTTCAGCCTTTGGTACGGACAAAATCACGGTCTGTTGCCAGTAGCCGCCACAGACGAAGCCGTTCTAGTGGATGGTCTGTTCAACACAATGATGATCGTTTCCACTGGCATATTCTTACTTGTGGAAGGTATTTTGATTTATTCTGCAATTAAATATCGTCGGCGGGCAGGTGATAACGACGACGGGCCAGCCATTGAGGGCAACGTACCTTTAGAAATCCTCTGGACGGCGATCCCAGCAATTATCGTTCTCGGTATTTCTGTTTATAGCTTTGAGGTGTACAACGACATCGGCGGCTTTGATCCCCATTCTGTTCATGAAGCCCCGATGACTCAGGAATCTATGGTCATGCCAGGATCTGCGATCGCTGCAACTTTAAGTGATACCCCTCCTAGCACAGGCTCCAACCTCAATCAGGAAAAGTCTGATGAGGCTATGGAAGACCCAGCAACCGCAGCAGTCCGCAATGCTGACCAAATTCCCCAAAAACGCAATGCTCCTGGGGTGGGTAGTGTTGCTCCCACAATTGGGGGTAGTCCCGAAAGAGCAGGTTTACCACCAGAATTACGAGTTAATGTAACTGGTTTACAATACGCGTGGCTTTTCACTTATCCTGATACAGGCATCACTACAGGTGAGATGCACATTCCCGTTGGTCGGGAAGTCCAAATCAATATGACAGCCAATGATGTCATCCATGCTTTCTGGGTTCCAGAGTTCCGTTTGAAACAAGATGCTATCCCCGGTAGACAAAGCGAGATTCGATTCACGCCCAGATTAGCTGGTACTTACGACCTCATTTGTGCTGAACTTTGTGGCCCTTACCACGGAGCAATGAAAACAAAAGTAGTAGTAGAAACAACAGAAGCTTATGATGCTTGGATACAAGAGCAATTAGTTGCTAGCAGCGAAACTCTCAATCAAGCCGTTGCTGTTAATCCTACCGATTTATCCCCAGATGAATTTCTGAGTCATTACACTAAGGACATGGGAATACAGCCAGAAATGCTACATCATATGCACCACAAGAGTGTTGAGTAA
- the ctaD gene encoding cytochrome c oxidase subunit I, producing the protein MTQTQLEKTANIPPHIEEPEERHWRDFFGFSTDHKVIGIQYLVTSFVFYCIGGVMADLVRTELRTPEVDFVSPEIYNSLFTLHATIMIFLWIVPAGAGFANYLIPLMIGARDMAFPRLNAVAFWMIPPAGILLIASLALGDAPDAGWTSYPPLSLVTGQVGEGIWIMSVLLLGTSSILGAINFIVTLLKMRVPSMGVHQMPLFCWSMLATSALVLLSTPVLAGALILLGFDLLAGTTFFNPTGGGDPVVYQHMFWFYSHPAVYIMILPFFGAISEILPVHARKPIFGYKAIAYSSLAISFLGLIVWAHHMFTSGVPGWLRMFFMITTMIIAVPTGIKIFGWLATIWGGKISLNSPMIFAMGFLGTFVIGGISGVMLAAVPFDIHVHDTYFVVAHLHYVLFGGSVLGIFAAIYHWFPKMTGRMMNEFWGRVHAVLTIVGLNMTFLPMHKLGLMGMNRRIAQYDPKFTSLNEICTYGSYILAISTLPFIVNAVWSWWYGPKAGDNPWRGLTLEWMTTSPPAIENFEKLPVLATGPYDYGVSEKKVDIQAVLNIEPGEPYPTIESGV; encoded by the coding sequence ATGACACAAACTCAGTTAGAAAAAACTGCCAATATCCCGCCTCATATAGAAGAACCAGAAGAAAGACATTGGCGAGACTTTTTTGGTTTCAGCACCGACCACAAGGTGATTGGGATTCAATACCTAGTTACTTCCTTTGTTTTCTACTGTATTGGCGGCGTAATGGCTGACTTGGTGCGGACAGAATTACGCACCCCGGAAGTAGATTTTGTTAGTCCAGAAATTTATAACAGTCTATTTACACTGCACGCCACAATCATGATTTTTTTGTGGATTGTGCCAGCCGGGGCTGGATTTGCTAACTATCTAATTCCCCTGATGATTGGGGCGAGAGATATGGCATTTCCTCGCTTGAATGCTGTGGCCTTTTGGATGATTCCCCCAGCCGGGATTTTGCTCATCGCTAGTTTAGCCCTGGGTGATGCGCCTGATGCTGGTTGGACTTCTTACCCTCCTTTGAGCTTGGTCACAGGTCAAGTGGGTGAGGGGATTTGGATTATGAGTGTCCTGCTGTTGGGTACATCGTCAATCTTGGGAGCGATTAACTTTATCGTTACCCTGCTGAAGATGCGTGTCCCCAGTATGGGAGTTCATCAAATGCCTTTGTTTTGTTGGTCAATGTTGGCAACTTCGGCTTTGGTACTGTTATCTACACCAGTATTAGCAGGGGCGCTGATTCTCCTGGGCTTTGACTTGTTAGCAGGAACAACATTTTTTAACCCTACTGGCGGGGGTGACCCGGTGGTTTACCAGCATATGTTCTGGTTTTATTCCCACCCGGCGGTATATATTATGATTTTGCCTTTCTTTGGGGCAATTTCGGAAATTTTGCCAGTTCATGCCCGTAAACCGATTTTTGGTTATAAAGCGATCGCCTATTCATCTCTAGCGATCAGTTTCTTAGGGCTAATCGTTTGGGCGCACCATATGTTTACCAGTGGTGTCCCCGGTTGGTTACGAATGTTTTTTATGATCACTACCATGATCATTGCTGTACCCACTGGAATTAAAATTTTTGGTTGGTTAGCAACTATCTGGGGTGGCAAAATCAGCCTCAATAGTCCGATGATTTTTGCGATGGGCTTCTTAGGAACCTTCGTAATTGGCGGGATCAGTGGTGTAATGTTAGCCGCCGTCCCCTTTGATATTCACGTTCATGATACATATTTTGTAGTCGCACACCTGCACTACGTCTTGTTTGGTGGTAGCGTCTTAGGAATTTTTGCCGCTATTTATCACTGGTTCCCAAAAATGACGGGACGAATGATGAACGAATTTTGGGGCCGAGTTCATGCTGTTTTAACCATTGTCGGTCTGAATATGACCTTCTTACCCATGCACAAGCTAGGGCTGATGGGGATGAACCGCAGAATTGCTCAATATGACCCCAAATTCACCTCATTGAATGAAATCTGCACCTACGGATCATATATTCTGGCGATTTCGACATTACCCTTTATCGTCAATGCTGTTTGGAGTTGGTGGTATGGACCAAAAGCTGGTGATAATCCTTGGCGGGGACTGACCTTAGAATGGATGACTACCTCACCACCAGCCATTGAGAATTTTGAGAAACTCCCGGTTTTAGCTACTGGCCCTTACGACTATGGCGTAAGTGAGAAAAAAGTAGATATTCAGGCGGTTTTAAATATCGAACCTGGTGAACCATACCCGACTATTGAGTCTGGCGTTTAA
- a CDS encoding cytochrome c oxidase subunit 3 codes for MQSQIIDPAKTELNHHPATADAHHEEHPDLRLFGLVVFLIAEGMIFLGMFGAYLAFRATLPAWPPEGTPELELLLPGVNTINLIASSFVMHNADTAIKKNDAKGMQMWLTITALMGATFLVGQVYEYAHLEFGLTTNLFASSFYVLTGFHGLHVTIGVLAIVAVLWRSRVPGHYSNEKHFGIEAAEIYWHFVDVIWIILFGLLYIL; via the coding sequence ATGCAAAGTCAAATAATTGACCCAGCGAAAACTGAACTGAATCATCATCCCGCAACAGCAGATGCTCATCACGAAGAACATCCAGACCTGCGTCTGTTTGGGCTAGTGGTATTTCTCATCGCTGAAGGAATGATTTTTCTGGGGATGTTCGGAGCTTATTTAGCTTTCCGTGCTACCTTACCTGCATGGCCTCCAGAAGGCACGCCAGAATTAGAACTATTGCTACCCGGAGTCAATACTATCAATCTGATTGCTAGTAGTTTTGTGATGCACAATGCTGATACCGCCATCAAAAAAAATGATGCTAAGGGTATGCAGATGTGGTTGACAATTACGGCGTTGATGGGTGCTACTTTCTTGGTGGGTCAGGTATATGAATATGCTCACCTGGAATTTGGTCTGACTACCAATTTGTTTGCTAGTTCGTTTTATGTTTTAACGGGCTTTCACGGTCTGCACGTGACTATCGGCGTTTTGGCCATTGTGGCTGTTTTGTGGCGATCGCGCGTTCCCGGTCACTACAGTAACGAAAAGCACTTCGGTATCGAAGCGGCAGAAATCTATTGGCACTTTGTTGATGTAATTTGGATTATTCTGTTCGGATTACTGTACATACTTTGA
- a CDS encoding DUF4168 domain-containing protein, with amino-acid sequence MLKQLVKSSALFVFLFAGNLSALAQAPESKPQTQVSQALQAQLQQPQGQTTVSPEELQQFASVIPTLQEIGQSSQQRSVKIIEQSGLSVERFQELSEAQQSPGAAPSSPATPQEQQSFNQVAPEIQSIQQETLSQQEEAVRAGGLEPNRFNEILVAIQQDPALQQQVQQLIPRN; translated from the coding sequence ATGTTAAAGCAACTTGTGAAAAGTAGCGCTCTTTTCGTTTTTTTGTTCGCAGGCAATCTTTCAGCTCTAGCACAAGCTCCAGAATCAAAACCTCAAACTCAAGTGTCTCAAGCCCTACAGGCACAACTGCAACAACCTCAAGGACAAACCACTGTTAGTCCCGAAGAACTACAACAATTTGCCAGCGTTATCCCAACTTTACAGGAAATTGGTCAATCATCTCAGCAGCGATCGGTAAAAATTATTGAGCAATCAGGCTTGAGCGTAGAGCGATTTCAAGAGCTTTCCGAAGCCCAGCAGTCCCCTGGGGCTGCACCATCTTCACCAGCAACTCCACAAGAGCAACAGTCTTTTAATCAAGTAGCCCCGGAAATCCAGTCAATCCAACAGGAAACTCTGTCCCAACAGGAGGAAGCAGTGCGGGCTGGGGGGTTAGAACCAAACCGCTTCAACGAGATATTGGTCGCCATTCAGCAAGACCCAGCTTTGCAACAGCAGGTACAGCAGCTGATTCCACGAAATTAG